The Microscilla marina ATCC 23134 genome has a window encoding:
- a CDS encoding succinylglutamate desuccinylase/aspartoacylase family protein, whose product MAKTSTVLCQSSEFGNTSEVYVYRMMERIIQQFDYLIDLHTASFGRINSYYIRANMKGKVASRMSNLQNADIILSNQGADGTLRSAATDMGIHAITSELGDPNRFQKGMISSGLEGIFNVMIDLGMIKGTIVPPAAPPVLCGRSYWIYANEGGVLEVLPNIVDEIKKGQKIAVTKNIFGDVAKEYFAPGDGVVIGKSVHPINQTGGRILHLGIREAF is encoded by the coding sequence ATGGCGAAGACATCAACCGTATTATGCCAGAGCAGCGAGTTTGGCAATACCAGTGAGGTGTATGTGTATAGAATGATGGAGCGGATAATTCAGCAGTTCGATTATTTGATTGACCTGCACACGGCTAGTTTTGGGCGCATCAACTCTTATTATATTCGCGCCAATATGAAGGGCAAAGTTGCCTCCAGAATGTCGAACCTGCAAAACGCCGATATTATACTCAGCAATCAAGGGGCTGACGGTACCTTACGCAGTGCCGCTACCGATATGGGCATTCATGCCATTACTTCAGAACTGGGCGATCCTAACCGTTTTCAGAAAGGAATGATTAGCTCAGGACTAGAGGGCATATTTAATGTAATGATTGACCTGGGTATGATAAAAGGAACGATTGTACCCCCTGCGGCTCCTCCAGTATTGTGTGGGCGTTCTTACTGGATTTATGCCAACGAAGGTGGTGTGCTTGAGGTATTGCCCAACATTGTAGACGAAATAAAAAAGGGGCAGAAAATAGCCGTCACCAAAAACATATTTGGCGATGTTGCCAAAGAATACTTTGCCCCTGGAGATGGCGTGGTGATTGGCAAAAGTGTGCACCCTATCAACCAAACTGGGGGGCGTATTTTGCACTTGGGAATTCGTGAGGCTTTTTAA
- a CDS encoding M14 family metallopeptidase yields MIDTQIEVIKRLDLDTIPDGFFKKFRVHLVSNGMGQPIYIPVMVAKGKKEGPVLGVTAAVHGNELNGISVIQKIFKQIDVNTLTGTIVGVIAFNVPALLNQERRFIDGEDINRIMPEQRVWQYQ; encoded by the coding sequence ATGATAGATACACAGATAGAAGTTATCAAAAGATTGGATTTGGACACCATCCCCGATGGTTTCTTCAAAAAGTTCCGGGTTCACCTCGTGTCTAATGGTATGGGGCAACCCATATACATACCTGTGATGGTTGCCAAGGGCAAAAAAGAAGGGCCTGTATTGGGCGTTACTGCGGCTGTACACGGCAACGAGCTCAATGGTATATCGGTTATCCAGAAGATTTTCAAGCAAATAGATGTCAATACCCTTACGGGTACCATTGTAGGGGTAATTGCCTTTAATGTGCCTGCTTTGCTCAATCAGGAACGCCGTTTTATAGATGGCGAAGACATCAACCGTATTATGCCAGAGCAGCGAGTTTGGCAATACCAGTGA
- a CDS encoding ATP-grasp domain-containing protein: MKHSILISPDAFEPSKHWYPKALNATIHPMVAFFLNLSQERIVQRYCHLNPMVKPDDLMKWMKYQPKHFYWAGTDLIHVTSEQGKRQMVVIETNSCPSGQKSMPLLDDNLEMGGYEILMRETFKPLLKTRRLPEGDLAVIYDKNPMEASGYAAAMASVFQENVHFIPFYNQADEQNVRLNESGILEFADESGNWKPLRAVFRYLTQKPWNRLPIKSKTFIFNPIIACLAGGRNKMVASKAYEFFNAEIAESNLKIFTPETIWDVSKNEVPLWVQKMGGQAVIKIPYSNAGQGVFTIVNQQELDNFMAKDYEYDQFIIQSLIGNYWWSSNTQEGRFYHVGTMPDKKGESFAADVRMMLRSTKDGFKPLAIYARKAAAPLLDHLESGANSWQILGTNLSVKLDQNQWSSDTDRLLLMDRRDFNRLGVGLDDLIQGYIQTLLATIAVDKMAVNFIGTKGALKQKLFRSLNNDQALIDEIMVS, encoded by the coding sequence ATGAAGCACTCAATTCTAATTTCACCCGACGCATTTGAACCAAGCAAACACTGGTACCCAAAGGCGTTGAATGCGACCATTCACCCAATGGTGGCGTTTTTCTTAAACCTAAGTCAGGAGCGAATCGTGCAACGCTATTGCCACCTCAATCCTATGGTAAAGCCCGACGATTTGATGAAGTGGATGAAATACCAACCCAAGCATTTTTATTGGGCAGGCACCGACCTTATCCACGTGACGTCGGAGCAGGGCAAACGCCAGATGGTGGTGATAGAAACCAATTCTTGCCCATCGGGGCAAAAGTCTATGCCCTTGCTAGACGATAACTTAGAAATGGGTGGGTACGAAATATTGATGCGTGAAACCTTCAAGCCACTGCTCAAAACCCGTCGTTTGCCCGAAGGCGACCTGGCGGTAATTTATGACAAAAACCCTATGGAAGCTTCAGGCTATGCCGCGGCTATGGCAAGCGTGTTTCAGGAGAATGTTCATTTTATTCCTTTTTATAACCAGGCAGATGAGCAAAATGTCCGGTTAAACGAATCGGGCATACTGGAATTTGCCGATGAGTCGGGCAATTGGAAACCCCTACGGGCGGTGTTTAGGTATTTGACCCAAAAGCCCTGGAACCGTTTACCCATCAAGAGCAAAACCTTCATTTTTAACCCCATCATTGCTTGTTTGGCAGGGGGACGCAACAAAATGGTGGCTTCTAAGGCGTATGAGTTTTTTAATGCCGAGATTGCCGAAAGCAACCTCAAGATTTTTACCCCGGAAACCATCTGGGATGTAAGCAAAAACGAAGTGCCGCTTTGGGTACAAAAAATGGGCGGACAAGCCGTCATTAAAATACCCTATTCCAATGCCGGGCAAGGGGTTTTTACTATAGTCAATCAGCAAGAACTGGACAACTTTATGGCAAAAGACTATGAGTATGACCAGTTTATTATACAAAGTCTGATTGGCAACTATTGGTGGAGCTCAAATACCCAAGAGGGCAGGTTTTACCATGTAGGGACTATGCCTGACAAAAAAGGGGAAAGCTTTGCTGCTGATGTACGTATGATGCTTCGTAGTACCAAAGATGGTTTCAAGCCGTTGGCAATTTATGCCCGTAAAGCAGCCGCGCCTTTGCTCGATCATTTAGAGTCGGGTGCCAACTCGTGGCAAATACTGGGTACCAACCTGTCGGTAAAGCTTGACCAAAACCAATGGAGTTCTGACACCGACCGTTTGTTGTTGATGGATCGTCGCGACTTTAACCGTTTGGGGGTAGGGCTGGACGATCTTATTCAAGGGTATATCCAAACCTTACTTGCCACCATTGCTGTAGACAAAATGGCAGTAAATTTTATAGGTACTAAAGGGGCACTCAAGCAAAAGCTTTTCCGCTCGCTTAACAACGACCAGGCATTAATTGACGAAATAATGGTAAGCTAA
- a CDS encoding helix-turn-helix transcriptional regulator, whose amino-acid sequence MPVNRNALIRYRTIDNCLRNRFRPWTLDDLIEACSEALYEYEGIDKGVSRRTVQMDIQMMRSDKLGYNAPIIVQDRKYYTYEDPEYSITNIPLTDQDLLKLNEVVEILKQFKGFTHFKELSGMVQKLEDKIHTAKTDQESVIDFEKNENLRGLEYLDVIYEAILQKKPIELTYQSFRARRANTFVLFPYLLKEYRNRWFVMGNKQGFPDISTLALDRVQEIEKSYEKFQETEVDLSEYFKNVIGVTVNANQRPEKVVLKIDRRSSPYVITKPIHHSQQILEKGEEGITISINVQLNYELEREILGFGETMIVLQPKRLRERIENRLKYNLHLYDQLDNKTEE is encoded by the coding sequence ATGCCCGTAAACAGAAACGCCCTCATTCGTTATCGCACTATAGACAATTGCCTGCGTAACCGTTTTCGTCCCTGGACGCTGGATGATTTGATAGAAGCTTGCTCGGAGGCTTTGTATGAGTATGAGGGCATAGACAAGGGGGTGAGCAGACGTACTGTACAAATGGATATTCAGATGATGCGGAGCGACAAGCTGGGTTACAATGCCCCTATTATAGTGCAAGACCGCAAATACTATACTTACGAAGACCCTGAGTATTCTATCACCAACATTCCGCTCACCGACCAAGATCTGCTGAAACTCAACGAAGTAGTAGAGATTTTGAAGCAATTCAAAGGGTTTACTCACTTCAAAGAATTGAGCGGGATGGTGCAAAAGCTGGAAGACAAGATTCATACGGCAAAAACCGACCAGGAATCGGTGATTGACTTTGAAAAAAACGAAAACCTGCGTGGTCTGGAGTACCTGGACGTGATCTACGAAGCCATCTTGCAAAAAAAACCCATCGAGCTTACTTACCAATCTTTTCGCGCCCGACGCGCCAACACCTTTGTGCTGTTTCCTTATTTACTCAAAGAATACCGCAACCGTTGGTTTGTAATGGGCAATAAGCAGGGGTTTCCTGACATTAGCACGCTTGCCCTGGACAGGGTTCAAGAAATCGAAAAATCTTACGAAAAATTTCAGGAAACTGAAGTAGACCTGAGCGAGTATTTTAAAAATGTGATAGGGGTTACCGTAAATGCCAATCAACGCCCCGAAAAGGTGGTATTAAAGATAGACCGACGCAGCTCGCCTTATGTCATTACCAAACCCATTCATCATAGCCAGCAAATCCTTGAAAAAGGGGAAGAAGGCATTACTATTTCGATCAATGTGCAACTCAACTACGAACTGGAGCGCGAAATATTGGGTTTTGGCGAAACTATGATAGTGCTACAGCCCAAACGCCTACGCGAACGCATAGAAAACCGCCTCAAGTATAACCTGCACCTGTACGACCAACTTGACAATAAAACAGAGGAATAG